Proteins from a genomic interval of Caulobacter sp. SL161:
- a CDS encoding TetR/AcrR family transcriptional regulator has protein sequence MSPIAKAPSASTPRGRPGQPKPRVDKAARGLAVLEAAVEVFAEKGLQSATMQDVADRMGVAKILIYRLYPSRQALIDALFGDMLARIEADSGRPWGGYGSSIARLVTMSRANPKLALLLLRDARGAPEAAVWRAALEDLLTRLIEPFVAAPAQASDKARATCRHAARTFMPFVIEAWAAGIEDSDGMDDETRTRWFGEIVRAWREATYAAAGLSPLPLPPPHGG, from the coding sequence ATGAGCCCCATCGCGAAAGCCCCCAGCGCCAGCACTCCAAGAGGCCGCCCCGGCCAGCCCAAGCCGCGCGTCGACAAGGCCGCGCGCGGCCTGGCGGTGCTGGAAGCCGCGGTCGAGGTCTTCGCGGAAAAAGGCCTGCAGTCGGCCACGATGCAGGATGTCGCCGACCGGATGGGCGTGGCCAAGATCCTGATCTACCGGCTCTATCCGTCGCGCCAGGCCCTGATCGACGCCCTGTTCGGCGACATGCTGGCGCGTATCGAGGCCGACTCTGGTCGCCCCTGGGGCGGCTACGGGTCGAGCATCGCCCGGTTGGTCACGATGTCGCGCGCCAATCCCAAGCTCGCCCTGTTGCTGCTGCGTGACGCGCGCGGCGCGCCGGAGGCCGCCGTCTGGCGCGCCGCGCTGGAAGACCTGCTGACCCGGCTGATCGAACCCTTCGTGGCCGCACCGGCGCAGGCTTCGGACAAGGCGCGCGCCACCTGCCGCCACGCCGCGCGGACCTTCATGCCGTTCGTGATCGAAGCCTGGGCCGCCGGGATCGAGGATAGCGACGGCATGGACGACGAGACCCGCACGCGATGGTTTGGCGAGATCGTCCGGGCGTGGCGGGAGGCCACCTATGCGGCGGCGGGGCTCAGCCCTCTCCCGCTTCCCCCGCCTCACGGCGGGTAA
- a CDS encoding alkyl/aryl-sulfatase has translation MRKGMFAVSVLALILAAGAARAGEPASPTTAERQKAFAQTLPLNDRQDFEFADKGFLGTRADPIIRRADGQAAWNLAAYDFLKAERPATVNPSLWRQAQLLSKHGLYQVSDRVYQVRGFDISNITFVRGDTGWIVIDPLTMQETARAALELVNEKLGKLPVTAVVYTHSHSDHFGGVRGVVDEADVKSGKVPIVAPKGFMEEVAAENILAGNAMSRRAQYQFGVMLPPGVEGQITAGIGQNIARGSITLIPPTVIIDHTGQELTLDGVKVRFQYTPSTEAPAEMNLYFPDLRILDMAENANVSMHNILTPRGALVRDAKAWADGLTEALRLFGDNSDIMITSHGWPRFGGAVVKDFLADHRDAYKYLHDQTVRMMNRGMTGDEIAAKIQLPPALARNWFNRGYYGSMSFNSRAVYQRYMGWYDANPAHLIPAPPADAGKRYVAAMGGAAKVKALAGEAAAKGDYGWAASLLNHAVMADDGDKEAKRLLAGVYDQLGYQTENALWRNMYLTAADELRGGVRKLPPSMTPLDMIAALESQMIFDVLAIRLNAEKAGDARLRMVFAFPDRNERFLVEVRNGVLVAQPSKGGEGADATLTVDRAVFLESLFGGTSLLPKILKGEVKLEGDRAAMSRLAGWFDTFPSDFPIVTRPN, from the coding sequence ATGCGCAAAGGAATGTTCGCGGTCAGCGTGTTGGCCTTGATCCTGGCGGCGGGCGCGGCCCGGGCGGGCGAGCCGGCCTCGCCGACCACCGCCGAGCGTCAGAAAGCCTTCGCCCAGACCCTTCCGCTGAACGACCGGCAGGACTTCGAGTTTGCCGACAAGGGGTTCCTCGGCACGCGGGCGGATCCGATCATCCGGCGCGCCGACGGGCAGGCGGCCTGGAACCTCGCCGCCTACGACTTCTTGAAGGCCGAGCGGCCGGCGACGGTGAACCCCAGCCTCTGGCGTCAGGCGCAGCTGCTGTCCAAGCACGGGCTGTATCAGGTGTCGGACCGCGTCTATCAGGTGCGCGGCTTCGACATTTCCAACATCACCTTCGTGCGCGGCGACACGGGCTGGATCGTGATCGATCCCCTGACCATGCAGGAGACCGCCCGGGCCGCGCTCGAGCTGGTCAATGAGAAGCTGGGCAAGCTGCCGGTCACGGCGGTGGTCTATACCCACAGCCACAGCGACCACTTCGGCGGGGTTCGCGGCGTGGTCGACGAGGCCGACGTCAAGAGCGGCAAGGTCCCGATCGTCGCCCCCAAGGGCTTCATGGAGGAGGTCGCCGCCGAGAACATCCTGGCCGGCAACGCCATGAGCCGTCGCGCCCAGTACCAGTTCGGCGTCATGCTGCCGCCGGGCGTCGAGGGGCAGATCACCGCCGGCATCGGCCAGAACATCGCCCGCGGCTCGATCACCCTGATCCCGCCGACGGTGATCATCGACCATACCGGCCAGGAACTGACCCTGGATGGCGTCAAGGTGCGGTTCCAGTACACGCCCTCGACCGAGGCCCCGGCCGAGATGAATCTCTATTTCCCGGACCTGCGCATCCTGGACATGGCCGAGAACGCCAATGTCTCGATGCACAACATCCTGACCCCGCGTGGAGCCCTGGTGCGAGACGCCAAGGCCTGGGCTGATGGGCTTACCGAGGCGCTGCGCCTGTTTGGGGACAACTCCGACATCATGATCACCAGCCATGGCTGGCCGCGCTTTGGCGGGGCGGTGGTCAAGGATTTCCTGGCCGACCACCGAGACGCCTACAAGTATCTGCATGATCAGACGGTGCGGATGATGAACCGCGGCATGACCGGCGACGAGATCGCCGCGAAGATCCAGCTGCCCCCGGCCCTGGCCAGGAACTGGTTCAATCGCGGCTACTATGGCTCGATGAGCTTCAACAGCCGGGCCGTCTATCAGCGCTATATGGGCTGGTACGACGCCAATCCCGCACATCTGATCCCGGCGCCGCCGGCTGACGCAGGCAAGCGCTATGTGGCGGCCATGGGCGGCGCGGCCAAGGTCAAGGCGCTGGCCGGTGAGGCCGCCGCCAAGGGCGACTATGGCTGGGCGGCCAGCTTGCTGAACCATGCGGTCATGGCCGACGACGGCGACAAGGAGGCCAAGCGTCTGCTGGCCGGTGTCTACGACCAGCTCGGCTACCAGACCGAGAACGCGCTGTGGCGGAACATGTACCTGACGGCCGCAGACGAACTGCGCGGCGGGGTTCGCAAGTTGCCACCGTCCATGACGCCGCTGGACATGATCGCCGCGCTGGAAAGCCAGATGATCTTCGACGTCCTGGCCATCCGCCTCAATGCCGAGAAGGCCGGCGACGCGCGGCTGCGGATGGTGTTCGCCTTCCCCGATCGCAACGAGCGGTTCCTGGTCGAGGTTCGCAACGGCGTGCTGGTGGCTCAGCCCTCGAAGGGCGGGGAAGGGGCGGACGCCACCCTGACTGTCGATCGGGCCGTGTTCCTGGAGTCGTTGTTCGGCGGAACCTCGCTATTGCCCAAGATCCTGAAGGGCGAGGTCAAGCTGGAGGGTGATCGCGCGGCGATGAGCCGGCTGGCGGGGTGGTTTGACACCTTCCCCTCCGACTTCCCGATTGTAACGCGCCCGAACTAA
- a CDS encoding 2-isopropylmalate synthase, whose amino-acid sequence MTSVPAGAISKRDNVVVFDTTMRDGEQSPGASMSLEEKLELAKILEEMGVDVIEAGFPIASNGDFEAVRQIAELITESTVCGLARAAAGDIDRCAEAVRRAKRGRIHTFISTSPVHMKYKLQMEPDAVLEAITRSVSHARNLVGDVEWSAEDATRTERDFLKRCVEAAIKAGATTINLPDTVGYSYPSEYGELFRDVITSVPGADKAIFSAHCHNDLGLAVANSIAAIEGGARQVEVAINGIGERAGNAALEEIVMALRVRGDHLPYGTNVDPVHITRASRYVSAITGFPVQFNKAIVGKNAFAHESGIHQDGMLKNAETYEIMKPEDVGQGATNLVMGKHSGRHAFREKLKALGYELGQNALNDAFGRFKELADKKKHVFDDDIVALVDDALARGSEKIRVSRLRVVAGTDGQSAELTLDIDGVPSTAEATGDGPVDAVFNAIHKIVPHSAALRLFQVHAVTEGTDAQAQVSVRLEEDGRIATGAAADTDTLTASAKAYVNALNNLFARKEKSRPEAAIASGF is encoded by the coding sequence ATGACCTCCGTACCCGCTGGCGCTATCAGCAAGCGCGACAACGTCGTCGTATTTGACACCACCATGCGCGACGGCGAGCAGTCGCCCGGCGCCTCCATGTCGCTGGAAGAGAAGCTGGAACTGGCCAAGATCCTCGAGGAGATGGGGGTCGACGTCATCGAGGCCGGCTTCCCGATCGCCTCGAACGGCGACTTCGAGGCCGTCCGCCAGATCGCCGAACTGATCACCGAGAGCACCGTCTGCGGCCTGGCCCGCGCCGCCGCCGGCGATATCGACCGCTGCGCCGAGGCCGTTCGTCGCGCCAAGCGCGGTCGTATCCACACCTTCATCTCCACCAGCCCCGTACACATGAAGTACAAGCTGCAGATGGAGCCGGACGCGGTTCTGGAGGCGATCACCCGCTCGGTCAGCCACGCCCGCAACCTGGTCGGTGACGTCGAGTGGTCGGCCGAGGACGCCACCCGCACCGAGCGCGACTTCCTGAAGCGCTGCGTCGAGGCGGCGATCAAGGCCGGCGCCACCACGATCAACCTGCCCGACACCGTCGGCTACTCGTATCCGTCGGAGTACGGCGAGCTGTTCCGTGACGTGATCACCAGCGTTCCGGGCGCCGACAAGGCGATCTTCTCGGCCCACTGCCACAACGATCTGGGCCTGGCCGTCGCCAACTCGATCGCCGCCATCGAAGGCGGCGCCCGTCAGGTCGAGGTCGCCATCAACGGCATCGGTGAGCGCGCCGGCAACGCCGCGCTGGAAGAGATCGTCATGGCCCTGCGCGTGCGCGGCGACCATCTGCCCTACGGCACCAACGTCGATCCGGTGCACATCACCCGCGCCAGCCGCTATGTCTCGGCCATCACCGGCTTCCCGGTGCAGTTCAACAAGGCGATCGTCGGCAAGAACGCCTTCGCCCATGAGAGCGGCATCCACCAGGACGGCATGCTGAAGAACGCCGAGACCTACGAGATCATGAAGCCGGAAGACGTGGGGCAGGGCGCCACGAACCTGGTTATGGGCAAGCACTCGGGCCGCCACGCGTTCCGCGAAAAGCTGAAGGCCCTGGGTTACGAGCTGGGCCAGAACGCGCTGAACGACGCCTTCGGCCGCTTCAAGGAGCTGGCCGACAAGAAGAAGCACGTCTTCGACGACGACATTGTCGCCCTGGTCGACGACGCCCTGGCCCGTGGTTCGGAGAAGATCCGCGTCTCGCGCCTGCGCGTCGTGGCCGGCACCGACGGCCAGTCGGCCGAGCTGACCCTGGACATCGACGGCGTCCCCAGCACGGCCGAGGCCACCGGCGATGGTCCCGTCGATGCGGTGTTCAACGCCATCCACAAGATCGTGCCGCACAGCGCCGCCCTGCGCCTCTTCCAGGTGCACGCGGTGACCGAGGGCACCGACGCCCAGGCCCAGGTCTCGGTGCGCCTGGAGGAGGACGGCCGCATCGCCACCGGCGCGGCCGCCGACACCGACACCCTGACCGCCTCGGCCAAGGCCTATGTCAACGCGCTGAACAACCTCTTCGCCCGCAAGGAAAAGAGCCGCCCCGAGGCGGCGATCGCCAGCGGGTTCTAG
- a CDS encoding DMT family transporter: protein MIWIPITVAAAAFQVARNAAQRSIMGEAGPWGATLVRFLFGLPFASVFAAIAWLLTPGATAHATLPFWIACAAGAGLQIAATAALLTAMQRSSFALGTAMQQSGLPFALIWGVLFFGDHVGPVAWAGGLIATLGLAILTWPRGEVVMRKSAVWAGLGSGAIFALSANCFRQASLAFEPAHPAASAFVTVMVVQAIQTLALTSYLAWRDRTALKAVIAAWRQSLGAGFCGAAASGLWFTAMTLSPVGPVRAVGVVEMPIAAIAGRRLFKERLTPLQVVAGLVTAVGVVMAALG, encoded by the coding sequence TTGATCTGGATTCCCATCACCGTCGCGGCGGCCGCCTTTCAGGTCGCGCGCAACGCCGCCCAGCGCTCGATCATGGGCGAGGCGGGCCCATGGGGCGCGACCCTGGTGCGGTTTCTGTTCGGTTTGCCGTTCGCCAGCGTCTTCGCGGCGATAGCCTGGCTGCTGACGCCGGGTGCGACCGCGCACGCCACCTTGCCGTTCTGGATCGCCTGCGCGGCGGGGGCGGGGTTGCAGATCGCCGCGACGGCGGCGCTGCTCACGGCCATGCAGCGCTCGAGCTTCGCCCTGGGCACGGCCATGCAGCAGAGCGGGCTGCCGTTCGCCCTGATCTGGGGCGTGCTGTTCTTCGGCGACCATGTCGGCCCAGTGGCCTGGGCCGGGGGGCTGATCGCGACCCTGGGCCTTGCGATCCTGACCTGGCCGCGCGGTGAGGTGGTGATGCGCAAGAGCGCGGTCTGGGCCGGACTGGGATCGGGCGCGATCTTCGCGCTCAGCGCGAACTGTTTTCGGCAAGCCAGTCTGGCCTTTGAGCCGGCCCATCCCGCCGCCTCGGCCTTCGTGACGGTTATGGTGGTGCAGGCCATCCAGACGCTCGCGCTGACGAGCTACCTGGCCTGGCGCGATCGCACAGCCCTCAAGGCCGTCATCGCCGCCTGGCGGCAGTCCCTGGGCGCGGGCTTTTGCGGCGCGGCGGCGTCTGGCCTCTGGTTCACCGCCATGACGCTCTCGCCGGTGGGGCCGGTCAGGGCGGTCGGCGTGGTCGAAATGCCGATCGCCGCCATCGCCGGACGACGCCTGTTCAAGGAACGCCTGACCCCTTTGCAGGTGGTCGCCGGTCTCGTGACGGCGGTCGGCGTGGTCATGGCCGCGCTCGGCTAG
- a CDS encoding rod shape-determining protein yields MFSSLFGVISNDIAIDLGTANTLIYQKGKGIVLNEPSVVALRNVGGRKVVHAVGIEAKQMLGRTPGHMEAIRPMRDGVIADFEVAEEMIKYFIRKVHNRKGFVNPKVIVCVPSGATAVERRAINDSCLNAGARRVGLIDEPMAAAIGAGLPIHEPTGSMVVDIGGGTTEVAVLSLSGIVYSRSVRVGGDKMDEAIISYMRRHHNLLIGETTAERIKKEIGTARAPADGEGLSIDVKGRDLMQGVPREVRISEKQAADALAEPVGQIVEAVKVALEATPPELASDIADKGIMLTGGGALLRGLDAEIRDHTGLPVTVADDPLSCVALGCGKVLEHPKWMKGVLESTLA; encoded by the coding sequence ATGTTCTCTTCCCTTTTCGGCGTGATCTCGAACGACATCGCCATCGACCTCGGAACGGCCAACACCCTGATCTATCAAAAGGGTAAGGGCATCGTGCTGAACGAGCCGTCGGTGGTGGCGCTACGCAATGTGGGCGGGCGCAAGGTCGTCCACGCCGTGGGCATCGAGGCCAAGCAGATGCTGGGTCGTACGCCGGGTCACATGGAAGCCATCCGCCCGATGCGCGACGGCGTGATCGCCGACTTCGAAGTCGCCGAAGAGATGATCAAGTACTTCATCCGCAAGGTTCACAACCGCAAGGGCTTCGTGAATCCGAAGGTGATCGTGTGCGTGCCGTCGGGCGCCACCGCCGTGGAACGCCGCGCCATCAACGACAGCTGCCTGAACGCCGGCGCGCGCCGCGTGGGCCTGATCGACGAGCCGATGGCCGCCGCGATCGGCGCTGGCCTGCCGATCCACGAGCCGACCGGCTCGATGGTCGTCGACATCGGCGGCGGCACCACCGAGGTGGCCGTGCTGTCGCTGTCGGGCATCGTCTATTCGCGCAGCGTCCGCGTCGGCGGCGACAAGATGGACGAGGCGATCATCAGCTACATGCGTCGCCACCATAACCTGCTGATCGGCGAGACGACCGCCGAGCGCATCAAGAAGGAAATCGGCACCGCCCGCGCGCCGGCCGACGGCGAAGGTCTGTCGATCGACGTCAAGGGCCGCGACCTGATGCAGGGCGTGCCGCGCGAAGTCCGCATCAGCGAAAAGCAGGCCGCCGACGCCCTGGCCGAGCCGGTCGGGCAGATCGTTGAGGCGGTGAAGGTCGCCCTGGAGGCCACGCCGCCGGAACTGGCCAGCGACATCGCCGACAAGGGCATCATGCTGACGGGCGGCGGCGCGCTGCTGCGCGGCCTGGACGCCGAGATCCGCGACCATACCGGCCTTCCGGTCACGGTGGCCGACGATCCGCTCTCGTGCGTGGCCCTGGGCTGCGGCAAGGTGCTGGAACATCCCAAGTGGATGAAGGGCGTCCTGGAATCCACGCTGGCCTAG
- the mreC gene encoding rod shape-determining protein MreC: protein MRFREGPLGDLKVPLTWTAAVALIVAAVIGVAFLLADRRETLQEQAYGVTRQTVDTVARPVSGAIAAPGRWTGLGLDYVRSYFFTAHENRRLKAELAEMRQWRDRALALQDQNDRFKSLLGLRTDPPIPMAAARVVSDSRGPFANTRLADAGSERGIVVGNPVLNERGLVGRVVGVSRGVSRVLLLTDIASRTPVMIDRTNARAILTGDGGPNPKLEYLRGVDPIQQGDRVVTSGDGGVVPRGLPVGAAVKGLDGRWRVVLFADQASIDYVRILLFKDFAQLADEKQLQARSLPPVTTEDPQTSILSNPVSRPLAPTPSPATATPSAAPAARPATTVTPPQTGAPR, encoded by the coding sequence GTGCGCTTTCGTGAAGGTCCGCTGGGCGACCTGAAGGTGCCATTGACGTGGACGGCGGCGGTCGCGCTGATCGTGGCCGCAGTCATCGGCGTCGCCTTTCTCCTGGCCGACCGTCGCGAGACGCTTCAGGAGCAGGCCTATGGCGTTACGCGGCAGACCGTCGACACCGTGGCCCGCCCTGTCAGCGGCGCGATCGCCGCGCCGGGGCGCTGGACGGGCCTGGGCCTTGACTATGTCCGCAGCTACTTCTTCACCGCGCATGAGAACCGGCGCCTGAAGGCCGAACTGGCCGAGATGCGCCAGTGGCGCGACCGGGCCCTGGCGCTGCAGGACCAGAACGATCGCTTCAAGAGCCTCCTGGGCCTGCGGACCGATCCGCCGATCCCGATGGCGGCGGCCCGGGTGGTCAGCGACAGCCGCGGTCCGTTCGCCAACACCCGTCTGGCGGACGCGGGCTCCGAGCGCGGCATCGTGGTCGGCAATCCGGTCCTGAACGAGCGCGGCCTGGTGGGCCGGGTGGTCGGCGTTTCGCGCGGCGTGAGCCGGGTGCTGCTGCTGACCGATATCGCCTCGCGCACCCCGGTCATGATCGACCGCACCAATGCGCGGGCCATCCTGACCGGCGATGGCGGGCCCAATCCCAAGCTTGAGTACCTGCGCGGCGTCGATCCGATCCAGCAGGGCGACCGGGTGGTCACCTCGGGCGACGGCGGTGTGGTGCCGCGCGGCCTGCCGGTGGGCGCGGCGGTGAAGGGTCTCGATGGCCGCTGGCGCGTCGTGCTGTTCGCCGACCAGGCTTCGATCGACTATGTGCGGATCCTGTTGTTCAAGGACTTCGCCCAACTGGCTGACGAAAAACAGCTTCAGGCCCGCTCCCTGCCGCCGGTGACGACCGAGGATCCGCAGACCTCGATCCTGTCGAATCCCGTCTCGCGCCCGCTCGCGCCGACGCCTTCGCCGGCCACGGCCACGCCGTCGGCGGCGCCCGCCGCACGACCGGCTACCACCGTCACGCCGCCTCAGACGGGAGCGCCCCGATGA
- the mrdA gene encoding penicillin-binding protein 2 — MSEPSIFFFEVNERQGVFHRRAFLLGGLTGLGLLTLGGRLAQLQLVEAQRYQKLSAGNQFNYRLVPPPRGLIMDRNGVSLASNRPNFRLMINKEKGLEAEAVLDDLSKLVPIDGTRRARILKELDRAPRKAPVVVMEDLSWEEFSRVNIRAPELPNVTADMGEVRVYPFGGAFAHVIGYVAKVSDRDLKAAEGDTTQDQELLHHPGFRIGKQGVEKAFDKDLRGRAGATKTEVDSVGRVVRLDPAGDIPPVAGKAIRLTLDADIQNRALEVMGEESGAIVVMDCRNGDLLCMASAPSFDANRFVRGLSGPEYKALAEYERKPLLDKSMTGLFPPGSTFKPTVGLAALAAGIDPEVRVNCPGSWYYGGRVWRCWEKGGHGPQNMHDAIKNSCDVYFYQISLKIGPDAIARAARAVGFGQTFDIGIPGQKKGIVPDREWKKRAFKRNPANQIWFPGETPSYAIGQGALTVNALQLAVMTARLANAKKALVPRLIKSIGDMERPAGSDVPDLPFSPEHLAYVRNGMAAVANDVRGTAYRNSQLGLGDVQMAGKTGTAQVRSYDKGVSRDSKDVRWRLKDHNLFVAFAPYDDPRYAVSVIIEHGGLGGATAGAPRAREVMRVALLKDPEIRARIERPAPLPEAVPEADIEGAAPEDPIEAPPPAPEAPTTPQGGQT, encoded by the coding sequence ATGAGCGAACCGTCCATCTTCTTTTTCGAGGTCAACGAGCGTCAGGGTGTCTTCCACCGGCGCGCGTTCCTGCTGGGCGGTCTTACAGGCCTGGGCCTACTGACCCTGGGCGGGCGGCTGGCGCAATTGCAGCTGGTCGAGGCTCAGCGCTACCAGAAGCTCTCCGCCGGCAACCAGTTCAACTACCGCCTGGTGCCGCCGCCGCGCGGTCTGATCATGGATCGCAACGGCGTTTCGCTGGCGTCCAACCGCCCGAACTTCCGGCTGATGATCAACAAGGAAAAGGGCCTGGAGGCCGAGGCGGTCCTCGACGATCTCTCCAAGCTGGTTCCGATCGACGGAACCCGCCGGGCGCGGATCCTCAAGGAGCTGGACCGGGCGCCGCGCAAGGCGCCGGTCGTGGTGATGGAGGACCTCTCTTGGGAGGAGTTCTCGCGCGTCAACATCCGCGCGCCGGAACTGCCCAACGTCACCGCCGACATGGGCGAGGTCCGAGTCTATCCGTTCGGCGGCGCTTTCGCCCACGTGATCGGCTATGTCGCCAAGGTCTCGGACCGTGACCTCAAGGCGGCCGAGGGCGACACCACCCAGGACCAGGAACTGCTGCACCATCCGGGCTTCCGGATCGGCAAACAGGGCGTCGAAAAGGCGTTCGACAAGGATCTGCGCGGTCGCGCGGGCGCCACCAAGACTGAGGTCGACTCCGTGGGACGCGTCGTGCGCCTGGATCCGGCCGGCGACATTCCGCCCGTGGCCGGCAAGGCGATCCGCCTGACCCTGGACGCCGACATCCAGAACCGCGCGCTCGAGGTGATGGGCGAGGAGAGCGGCGCCATCGTCGTGATGGACTGCCGCAACGGCGACCTGCTGTGCATGGCCTCCGCGCCCAGCTTCGACGCCAACCGCTTTGTGCGGGGCCTGTCCGGGCCCGAGTACAAGGCCCTGGCCGAGTATGAGCGCAAGCCGCTGCTCGACAAGTCGATGACGGGCCTGTTTCCGCCCGGCTCGACCTTTAAGCCCACGGTGGGTCTGGCCGCCCTGGCCGCCGGTATCGATCCCGAGGTCCGGGTCAACTGCCCGGGCAGCTGGTACTATGGCGGTCGGGTGTGGCGTTGCTGGGAGAAGGGCGGCCACGGCCCCCAGAACATGCACGACGCCATCAAGAACTCTTGTGACGTCTATTTCTACCAGATCTCGCTGAAGATCGGCCCCGACGCCATCGCCCGCGCCGCGCGCGCCGTCGGCTTTGGCCAGACCTTCGACATCGGCATTCCCGGTCAGAAGAAGGGCATCGTTCCGGACCGCGAGTGGAAGAAGCGCGCCTTCAAGCGCAATCCGGCCAACCAGATCTGGTTCCCGGGCGAAACCCCCAGCTACGCCATCGGGCAGGGCGCCTTGACGGTGAATGCGCTGCAGCTGGCGGTGATGACGGCCCGGCTGGCCAACGCCAAGAAGGCGCTGGTTCCCCGGCTCATCAAGTCGATCGGCGACATGGAGCGTCCCGCCGGCTCGGACGTGCCGGACCTGCCGTTCTCGCCCGAGCACCTGGCCTATGTGCGTAATGGCATGGCCGCCGTGGCCAATGACGTGCGCGGCACCGCCTATCGCAACAGCCAGCTGGGCCTGGGCGACGTACAGATGGCCGGCAAGACCGGCACGGCCCAGGTGCGCAGCTACGACAAGGGCGTCTCGCGAGACAGCAAGGACGTGCGCTGGCGGCTGAAGGACCACAACCTGTTCGTCGCCTTCGCGCCCTATGACGACCCCCGCTATGCTGTGTCGGTCATCATCGAGCACGGCGGCCTGGGCGGGGCTACGGCCGGCGCGCCGCGCGCCCGCGAGGTGATGCGCGTGGCGCTGCTGAAGGATCCGGAGATCCGCGCCCGCATCGAGCGGCCGGCGCCCTTGCCGGAGGCGGTTCCCGAGGCCGATATCGAAGGCGCCGCGCCGGAAGATCCGATCGAAGCGCCGCCGCCCGCGCCCGAAGCGCCCACAACTCCGCAGGGAGGCCAGACATGA
- the rodA gene encoding rod shape-determining protein RodA — protein MTLSGGLSRPGERDRPTIKFMEIDWTFCLFLCLIAGAGALMLFSIAGASWEPWAAKHLIRFGLYFIMMVILAMCDLRWWFMAAYPIYVVGLLLLIAVEVAGDVSLGAQRWLSIGGFRFQPSEIMKIGLVLALARYYHGLSADSARMSWRLLIPAGMIAAPVLLVAHQPDLGTAMLIAATGLSIVVLAGLSWRIIFAGVAAFLAAIPPFVMFVLHDYQRNRVMTFLNPEADPSGKGYQIVQSKIALGSGGLLGKGFGLGSQSQLNFLPEKQTDFIFATLAEEFGFVGCFAVLFLYGAVIFMALRIASISHSHFGRLAAGGTISTFAVYVLINGAMVMGMAPVVGVPMPMLSYGGTVMLTVMIGFGLIQAVRVHRYTEVTSGKGSLV, from the coding sequence ATGACCCTGAGCGGCGGCCTTTCCCGGCCCGGCGAGCGTGACCGGCCGACCATCAAGTTCATGGAGATCGACTGGACCTTCTGTCTGTTCCTGTGCCTGATCGCCGGCGCGGGCGCGCTGATGCTGTTCTCGATCGCCGGTGCGTCCTGGGAGCCTTGGGCGGCCAAGCATCTGATCCGCTTTGGCCTCTACTTCATCATGATGGTCATTCTGGCCATGTGTGATCTGCGCTGGTGGTTCATGGCCGCCTATCCGATCTATGTCGTGGGCCTGTTGCTGCTCATCGCCGTCGAGGTCGCCGGCGATGTATCGCTGGGCGCCCAGCGCTGGCTGTCGATTGGCGGGTTCCGCTTCCAGCCTTCAGAAATCATGAAGATCGGCCTCGTCCTGGCCCTGGCGCGCTACTATCACGGCCTGTCGGCCGACAGCGCCCGGATGTCCTGGCGGTTGCTGATCCCGGCGGGCATGATCGCTGCGCCTGTCCTCCTGGTCGCCCACCAGCCCGACCTCGGCACCGCCATGCTGATCGCGGCGACCGGGCTGTCGATCGTAGTCCTGGCGGGGCTGTCCTGGCGGATCATCTTCGCGGGCGTCGCCGCGTTCCTGGCCGCGATCCCGCCCTTTGTGATGTTCGTGCTGCACGACTATCAGCGCAATCGGGTCATGACGTTCCTGAACCCCGAGGCCGATCCGTCGGGCAAAGGCTATCAGATCGTGCAGTCCAAGATCGCGCTCGGTTCGGGCGGCCTGCTGGGCAAGGGCTTTGGCCTGGGCTCGCAAAGCCAGCTGAACTTCCTGCCCGAAAAGCAGACCGACTTCATCTTCGCCACCTTGGCCGAGGAGTTCGGCTTCGTCGGCTGTTTCGCCGTGCTGTTCCTCTACGGCGCGGTGATCTTCATGGCCCTGCGCATCGCCTCGATCAGCCACAGCCATTTCGGACGCCTGGCCGCGGGCGGCACGATCTCGACCTTCGCGGTCTACGTGCTGATCAACGGCGCGATGGTGATGGGCATGGCGCCGGTCGTGGGTGTGCCCATGCCGATGCTGTCGTACGGCGGCACCGTCATGCTGACGGTGATGATCGGCTTTGGCCTGATCCAGGCCGTCCGCGTGCACCGCTACACCGAAGTGACCAGCGGCAAGGGCTCGCTGGTCTGA